One part of the Glycine soja cultivar W05 chromosome 11, ASM419377v2, whole genome shotgun sequence genome encodes these proteins:
- the LOC114374338 gene encoding mavicyanin-like, with protein sequence MASRLFVLSTCVIIFMAATNTCVEASVQFKVGGSFGWHEPAGTNNTDQLYIQWAERNRFQVGDALVFEYQNDSVLSVEKFDYMNCDASNPITAFDNGKSTFNLDRPGNFYFISGTDDHCKNGQKLLVDVMHPHTVLKSPPPISLPPEGFPPMAPPPSDDQSLEASSASVLLTFMFMSLFVTSVSVMLLAF encoded by the exons ATGGCATCCCGTTTGTTCGTCCTTTCTACTTGTGTGATCATTTTCATGGCTGCCACCAATACTTGTGTTGAAGCTTCCGTGCAATTCAAAGTTGGTGGTAGCTTCGGTTGGCATGAACCTGCAGGCACCAACAATACTGATCAACTTTATATTCAATGGGCTGAAAGGAACAGATTTCAAGTTGGTGATGCTCTTG TTTTTGAGTACCAGAATGACTCGGTTCTTAGTGTGGAGAAATTTGATTACATGAATTGCGATGCAAGTAATCCTATCACTGCCTTCGACAATGGGAAGAGCACGTTTAATCTTGACAGGCCAGGGAACTTCTACTTCATCAGTGGAACCGATGATCACTGCAAGAATGGCCAAAAACTACTTGTGGATGTGATGCACCCACATACTGTCCTTAAATCTCCACCACCCATTTCCCTTCCACCAGAAGGGTTTCCACCAATGGCTCCTCCACCTTCTGATGATCAAAGCCTAGAGGCTTCATCAGCCTCAGTGCTTCTTACTTTTATGTTTATGTCTCTTTTCGTCACATCTGTTAGTGTCATGCTGTTGGCATTCTGA
- the LOC114377253 gene encoding nuclear pore complex protein NUP35-like, translated as MSTTVQRTPRSSRHSLFFQDLASPVSARRGKFSSPGQAAAVSSLWRENFGSSDLPPPPVFTLEDRSDFSPESGILDYQISPEAKSDTRTPIQTSNKEFSTPLKSKSEASTSYALRGVQQNQQGSPGLSWWSPTTAKSVGEQDEKGRSSPVEGVVQPGALITLPPPLEVARPEVQRNSLPAGNLNEEEWVTVYGFSPGDTNMVLREFEKCGEILKHVPGPRDANWVHILYQNRSDAHKALNKNGMQINGVLIVGVKLLDPMQRQALNERLKNQGFMPLPLASARNSEVSTLKAPSRPYYLQNGNSTARQTGGTIASPTKSLVSKIMDLMFGV; from the exons ATGAGCACCACAGTGCAAAGAACTCCAAGATCCAGCAGGCATTCTTTATTTTTCCAGGATTTGGCTTCACCTGTTTCTGCCCGTAGAGGAAAATTTTCGAGTCCAGGTCAAGCAGCTGCAGTATCTTCACTATGGCGTGAGAACTTTGGTAGTTCAGACCTTCCTCCGCCTCCTGTTTTCACCTTGGAAGACAGATCCGATTTTTCTCCTGAATCAGGCATACTAGATTATCAAATATCCCCTGAGGCTAAGTCAGACACTAGAACTCCCATCCAAACTTCAAATAAGGAGTTTTCAACTCCACTGAAAAGCAAATCTGAGGCCAGCACATCTTATGCTTTGAGAGGGGTACAACAAAACCAACAGGGCTCGCCGGGTTTGAGTTGGTGGTCACCTACAACTGCAAAGAGTGTTGGGGAACAAGATGAGAAGGGAAGAAGTTCGCCAGTTGAGGGTGTGGTTCAGCCTGGTGCTCTGATAACTCTTCCTCCACCGCTGGAAGTGGCAAGGCCTGAGGTTCAAAGAAATTCTTTGCCAGCAGGGAATCTCAATGAGGAAGAATGGGTAACTGTGTATGG ATTTTCCCCCGGTGATACTAACATGGTGTTAAGGGAGTTTGAAAAATGCGGTGAAATTTTGAAACATGTTCCTGGTCCTAGAGATGCTAACTGGGTGCACATTTTGTATCAG aATCGATCTGATGCCCATAAAGCTCTCAACAAGAATGGAATGCAAATTAATGGAGTACTAATTGTTGGTGTGAAACTGTTGGATCCCATGCAACGCCAAGCTTTAAATGAAAGGCTTAAGAATCAGGGATTTATGCCGTTACCTCTAGCCTCTGCCAGAAACTCAGAAGTGAGCACATTGAAAGCTCCTTCTCGACCTTACTATCTGCAGAATGGCAACTCAACTGCACGGCAGACTGGAGGAACCATTGCTTCCCCAACAAAATCATTGGTGTCCAAGATCATGGACTTGATGTTTGGAGTCTAA
- the LOC114375819 gene encoding probable inactive ATP-dependent zinc metalloprotease FTSHI 2, chloroplastic produces MASHCFLRFPPSLNPKYKRLPKPRYYPSISSRIQTPKPDNDDDNDKTPNDNRFDFLKLSVTLTVISASLPQPAAAAAAATRKVKKRSPKKQSAKKAEGLSPEELKTWTSGLPVVSDRLPYSEIIELKKSGKLKHIIKPNSAKLRQRGEAVLVVLDDSRVLRTVLPSLESHSKFWDSWDELKIDSVCVNAYTPPIKSPELPTSLLANIWVPPFVQKFITYVFEERQTKPKKESKKAAEYREMRMQLQREKEEELRKSREERETMERNTRARKKEEERRKKREIRKRKYKESLRQASDRNERMAYFWSDLANNSNVANALGVLFFYIFYRTVVLSYRKQKKDYEDRLKIERAEAEERRKMRELEREMEGIEGDDEEGEQGKGEENAYLKMAKQFMKSGARVRRAQNKRLPQYLERGVDVKFSDVAGLGKIRLELEEIVKFFTHGEMYRRRGVKIPGGILLCGPPGVGKTLLAKAVAGEAGVNFFSISASQFVEIYVGVGASRVRALYQEARENAPSVVFIDELDAVGRERGLIKGSGGQERDATLNQLLVSLDGFEGRGEVITIASTNRPDILDPALVRPGRFDRKIYIPKPGLIGRIEILKVHARKKPMAEDVDYMAVASMTDGMVGAELANIIEVAAINMMRDSRTEITTDDLLQAAQMEERGMLDRKERSTETWKQVAINEAAMAVVAVNFPDLKNIEFVTIAPRAGRELGYVRVKMDSVKFNQGMLTRQSLLDHITVQLAPRAADELWFGSGQLSTIWAETADNARSAARTFVLGGLSEKYHGMSNFWVSDRINEIDSEAMRIVNSCYERAKEILEQNRTLMDALVNELVEKKSLTKQEFVRLVELHGFLKPMPLSILDIRVAKCREFQKLIDSGKETTSLSSHA; encoded by the exons ATGGCTTCACATTGCTTCCTTCGTTTTCCTCCTTCCTTAAACCCTAAATACAAAAGACTTCCCAAACCCCGTTATTACCCTTCCATTTCCTCGCGAATTCAAACCCCAAAACCTGACAATGACGACGACAATGACAAAACCCCAAACGACAACCGCTTCGACTTCCTCAAACTCTCCGTAACCCTCACCGTCATCTCTGCCTCCCTCCCTCAACCCGCTGCCGCTGCCGCCGCCGCCACCAGGAAGGTAAAGAAACGGTCACCGAAAAAACAATCAGCCAAAAAAGCCGAAGGTCTTTCGCCGGAGGAGCTAAAAACATGGACAAGTGGCCTTCCCGTGGTCTCCGATCGCCTTCCCTACAGCGAAATTATCGAACTGAAGAAGAGCGGGAAGCTGAAGCACATAATTAAACCTAATTCCGCGAAATTGAGGCAACGTGGCGAAGCAGTTCTTGTAGTTTTGGACGATTCGAGAGTGTTGAGGACAGTGTTGCCCTCGCTTGAGAGCCATAGCAAGTTTTGGGATTCATGGGATGAGTTGAAGATTGATTCAGTGTGTGTGAATGCGTACACGCCACCCATCAAGAGTCCAGAGTTGCCTACCTCTCTGTTGGCAAACATTTGGGTGCCCCCTTTTGTGCAGAAATTCATTACTTACGTTTTTGAAGAGAGGCAAACAAAGCCCAAGAAGGAGTCCAAGAAAGCGGCGGAGTATAGGGAAATGAGGATGCAGTTgcagagggagaaggaagaggaGCTAAGGAAGTCGAGGGAAGAGAGGGAGACCATGGAGAGGAACACGAGGGCTCggaagaaggaggaggagaggaggaagaagagggAGATCAGGAAGAGGAAGTATAAGGAATCCTTGCGCCAGGCGAGTGACCGAAACGAGAGAATGGCGTATTTCTGGTCTGATTTGGCAAATAATAGCAATGTGGCCAATGCACTTGGGGTGCTTTTCTTCTACATTTTTTACAGGACTGTGGTGCTTAGTTATAGGAAGCAGAAGAAGGACTACGAGGACAGGCTCAAGATTGAGAGGGCCGAGGCTGAGGAGAGGAGGAAGATGAGGGAGTTGGAGAGGGAGATGGAGGGAATTGAAGGTGATGATGAGGAGGGTGAGCAGGGGAAAGGGGAGGAGAATGCTTATTTGAAAATGGCCAAGCAGTTTATGAAATCGGGAGCGCGTGTGAGGAGAGCACAGAACAAGAGGCTTCCTCAGTATCTAGAGAGAGGTGTGGATGTGAAGTTTAGTGATGTTGCTGGGCTGGGTAAAATTCGGCTTGAACTTGAGGAGATTGTCAAGTTCTTTACTCACGGAGAGATGTACCGAAGGAGGGGAGTGAAAATACCAG GTGGCATACTTCTTTGTGGCCCTCCTGGAGTGGGAAAGACATTGCTGGCAAAGGCAGTGGCTGGTGAGGCAGGGGTTAATTTCTTCTCTATTTCCGCTTCACAGTTTGTGGAAATATATGTCGGTGTAGGGGCTTCTCGTGTCCGAGCACTTTACCAAGAAGCCAGGGAAAAT GCCCCATCTGTTGTCTTCATTGACGAGCTGGATGCTGTTGGAAGGGAGCGTGGCTTGATTAAAGGTTCAGGTGGACAGGAACGTGATGCTACTCTTAATCAG CTCCTGGTGTCCTTAGATGGATTTGAAGGCAGGGGAGAGGTGATCACTATTGCATCCACAAACCGACCAGACATTCTGGATCCTGCACTTGTGAGACCTGGCAGGTTTGATCGGAAAATATATATCCCCAAACCCGGTCTTATTGGCCGCATAGAAATTCTAAAG GTCCATGCTCGTAAAAAGCCAATGGCTGAAGATGTGGATTACATGGCTGTTGCTAGTATGACTGATGGAATGGTAGGTGCAGAGCTGGCAAACATAATTGAGGTTGCTGCCATCAATATGATGCGTGATTCAAGGACTGAG ATTACTACTGATGACTTATTGCAAGCTGCACAAATGGAAGAAAGAGGAATGCTAGATAGAAAGGAAAGAAGCACTGAGACATGGAAACAAGTAGCTATAAATGAAGCTGCAATGGCTGTTGTGGCTGTGAACTTTCCTGATCTTAAAAATATAGAGTTT GTCACAATTGCTCCTAGAGCTGGTAGGGAATTGGGTTATGTTCGGGTGAAGATGGATTCAGTCAAATTTAATCAAGGAATGCTCAC ACGTCAATCCCTTCTTGATCATATTACTGTTCAACTAGCTCCCCGTGCAGCTGATGAACTTTGGTTTGGGAGTGGTCAG TTGAGTACGATATGGGCTGAAACTGCAGACAATGCTAGGTCTGCAGCAAGGACATTTGTTCTTGGTGGGCTTTCTGAGAAGTATCACGGAATGTCCAATTTCTGGGTGTCAGACCGAATTAAT GAAATTGATTCGGAAGCAATGCGGATTGTCAACTCGTGTTATGAACGTGCAAAAGAG ATCCTCGAGCAAAATAGAACGCTGATGGATGCTTTGGTGAATGAGCTTGTTGAGAAGAAAAGCTTAACCAAACAAGAGTTCGTCCGTCTAGTAGAGTTGCACGGCTTCCTAAAACCAATGCCTCTCAGCATACTTGACATACGAGTTGCTAAGTGTAGAGAATTCCAAAAATTGATCGATAGTGGAAAGGAAACAACTAGTTTGAGTAGCCACGCATAA
- the LOC114375483 gene encoding uncharacterized protein LOC114375483: MAPPHGKSLPSSFSKCNNNNSVSMSKPPRLSSDHHIQRTISDMSFELTKEGIDLTLPPITEVVDAKCECCGMSEECTPEYIERVRDKFLGKWVCGLCAEAVKEELEKNGGKKEEALSSHMSACVRFNKYGRAFPVLFQAEAMKEMLKKNKMEGRRAKSFNPRDKGGYYKGGIARSSSCIPAITREMNGLTFAN, from the coding sequence ATGGCACCACCCCATGGAAAGTCTTTGCCTAGCTCATTCTCTAagtgcaacaacaacaacagcgtTAGCATGTCGAAACCTCCAAGGCTCTCATCTGATCATCACATTCAAAGAACAATCTCAGACATGTCGTTTGAGCTAACCAAGGAAGGGATTGATTTGACGCTTCCACCAATAACTGAGGTTGTGGATGCCAAGTGTGAGTGCTGTGGGATGAGTGAGGAGTGCACGCCCGAATACATAGAGCGTGTGCGTGACAAGTTCTTGGGGAAGTGGGTGTGTGGGTTGTGTGCTGAGGCAGTGAAGGAAGAGTTGGAGAAAAATGGTGGGAAGAAGGAAGAGGCATTGAGTTCACACATGAGTGCATGTGTTAGGTTCAACAAATATGGAAGGGCTTTCCCAGTTCTGTTCCAAGctgaggccatgaaagagatgctcaaaaagaacaaaatggAAGGGAGAAGGGCCAAGTCCTTCAACCCAAGGGACAAAGGAGGATACTACAAAGGAGGGATTGCAAGGAGTTCAAGCTGCATTCCAGCAATTACAAGAGAGATGAATGGTCTCACATTCGCCAATTAA
- the LOC114374740 gene encoding uncharacterized protein LOC114374740 yields MESNAPVLAEKVWSMVRVLLFMLRKGISKGKLMMDLNMMLKRRGKLAGKAIANLMSHNHNHRGSHKSQLRFSAPREYEFSCSNTPHNLLFPTAGKRHRHFFACVHAPPTQDDDVVTVNAMKAVLEMLNNNDVVKVEASPALPGFGRSPIVRQLRVTDSPFPLRDSDHDNDHQVDKAAEEFIKRFYKDLKKQD; encoded by the coding sequence ATGGAAAGTAACGCACCAGTACTAGCAGAGAAAGTGTGGAGCATGGTACGTGTGCTGTTGTTCATGCTTCGAAAAGGCATATCAAAGGGGAAGCTAATGATGGATCTCAACATGATGCTCAAACGCCGCGGCAAGCTCGCCGGCAAAGCCATTGCCAATCTAATgtcccacaaccacaaccaccgTGGGTCCCACAAGTCGCAACTTCGGTTCTCTGCTCCAAGGGAGTACGAGTTCAGCTGCAGCAACACTCCCCACAACTTGTTGTTCCCCACAGCAGGGAAGCGCCACCGCCACTTCTTCGCCTGCGTCCACGCGCCTCCCACGCAGGACGACGACGTCGTGACGGTGAACGCAATGAAGGCAGTGTTGGAGATGCTCAACAACAACGACGTCGTTAAGGTTGAGGCGTCCCCTGCGCTGCCAGGGTTTGGACGGAGCCCTATTGTGAGGCAGCTTAGGGTTACGGACTCCCCATTCCCTCTGCGAGACTCCGACCATGACAACGACCACCAGGTCGATAAGGCGGCGGAAGAGTTCATAAAGAGGTTTTACAAGGACTTGAAGAAGcaggattaa
- the LOC114375596 gene encoding tetraketide alpha-pyrone reductase 1-like isoform X1, translated as MEQRGRGRVCVTGASGFLASWLIKRLLLSGYHVIGTVRDLGKQKKYEYLWCLEGATERLQLVQADLMEESSFDNAIMGCKGVFHVASPVLNTISDPKSEILEPAVKGTLNVLRSCGKNPALCRVVLTSSSSTLRLRDDFDPNTPLDESSWSSLEICEKLQAWYAMAKTQAERAAWEYCIENGINLVTVLPSFIIGPSLPPNLCSTASDVLGLLKGETKRFQLLGRMGYVHIDDVALCQILVYENEGSHGRYLCSSTVMDEDDLAALLANRYPTLPISKRFEKLDRPNYELNTGKLRSLGFNFKSVEEMFDDCIASLVKQGHVTLQQGHGPI; from the exons ATGGAACAAAGAGGCAGAGGTAGAGTGTGTGTCACAGGGGCTTCAGGCTTTCTCGCCTCTTGGCTCATTAAGCGACTTCTTTTGTCTGGCTACCATGTCATTGGAACTGTCAGAGATTTAG GGAAGCAGAAGAAGTATGAATACTTATGGTGTCTAGAAGGGGCAACAGAGAGGCTCCAACTAGTCCAAGCCGATTTGATGGAAGAAAGCAGCTTCGACAACGCAATCATGGGATGCAAAGGAGTCTTCCATGTGGCCTCTCCCGTACTCAATACTATATCTGATCCCAAG TCAGAAATATTGGAACCGGCAGTTAAAGGCACGCTGAATGTTCTTCGCTCTTGTGGAAAGAACCCAGCCCTTTGTCGTGTGGTATTAACCTCTTCATCTTCAACTCTTAGGCTAAGAGATGATTTTGATCCAAACACCCCACTAGATGAATCATCCTGGAGCTCCTTGGAAATTTGTGAGAAACTCCAG GCATGGTATGCGATGGCAAAGACACAGGCAGAAAGAGCAGCGTGGGAATACTGCATAGAGAATGGAATAAATTTGGTGACAGTTCTGCCATCATTCATCATTGGACCCAGCTTGCCACCAAATTTATGCTCTACTGCATCTGATGTGCTAGGCTTGCTCAAAG GAGAAACCAAGCGATTCCAACTACTTGGAAGGATGGGATATGTTCATATCGATGATGTTGCCCTTTGCCAAATCCTTGTTTATGAAAATGAAGGCTCCCATGGTAGATACCTTTGCAGCTCTACCGTAATGGATGAAGATGATTTGGCTGCATTGCTAGCCAATCGTTATCCTACCCTCCCCATCTCCAAAAG GTTCGAGAAACTAGATAGGCCAAATTACGAACTAAACACTGGAAAGCTGAGGAGTCTAGGATTCAATTTTAAGTCTGTTGAAGAAATGTTCGATGATTGCATTGCATCCCTTGTGAAGCAGGGCCATGTCACTCTTCAGCAAGGCCACGGTCCAATTTAA
- the LOC114375596 gene encoding tetraketide alpha-pyrone reductase 1-like isoform X2 — MEQRGRGKQKKYEYLWCLEGATERLQLVQADLMEESSFDNAIMGCKGVFHVASPVLNTISDPKSEILEPAVKGTLNVLRSCGKNPALCRVVLTSSSSTLRLRDDFDPNTPLDESSWSSLEICEKLQAWYAMAKTQAERAAWEYCIENGINLVTVLPSFIIGPSLPPNLCSTASDVLGLLKGETKRFQLLGRMGYVHIDDVALCQILVYENEGSHGRYLCSSTVMDEDDLAALLANRYPTLPISKRFEKLDRPNYELNTGKLRSLGFNFKSVEEMFDDCIASLVKQGHVTLQQGHGPI; from the exons ATGGAACAAAGAGGCAGAG GGAAGCAGAAGAAGTATGAATACTTATGGTGTCTAGAAGGGGCAACAGAGAGGCTCCAACTAGTCCAAGCCGATTTGATGGAAGAAAGCAGCTTCGACAACGCAATCATGGGATGCAAAGGAGTCTTCCATGTGGCCTCTCCCGTACTCAATACTATATCTGATCCCAAG TCAGAAATATTGGAACCGGCAGTTAAAGGCACGCTGAATGTTCTTCGCTCTTGTGGAAAGAACCCAGCCCTTTGTCGTGTGGTATTAACCTCTTCATCTTCAACTCTTAGGCTAAGAGATGATTTTGATCCAAACACCCCACTAGATGAATCATCCTGGAGCTCCTTGGAAATTTGTGAGAAACTCCAG GCATGGTATGCGATGGCAAAGACACAGGCAGAAAGAGCAGCGTGGGAATACTGCATAGAGAATGGAATAAATTTGGTGACAGTTCTGCCATCATTCATCATTGGACCCAGCTTGCCACCAAATTTATGCTCTACTGCATCTGATGTGCTAGGCTTGCTCAAAG GAGAAACCAAGCGATTCCAACTACTTGGAAGGATGGGATATGTTCATATCGATGATGTTGCCCTTTGCCAAATCCTTGTTTATGAAAATGAAGGCTCCCATGGTAGATACCTTTGCAGCTCTACCGTAATGGATGAAGATGATTTGGCTGCATTGCTAGCCAATCGTTATCCTACCCTCCCCATCTCCAAAAG GTTCGAGAAACTAGATAGGCCAAATTACGAACTAAACACTGGAAAGCTGAGGAGTCTAGGATTCAATTTTAAGTCTGTTGAAGAAATGTTCGATGATTGCATTGCATCCCTTGTGAAGCAGGGCCATGTCACTCTTCAGCAAGGCCACGGTCCAATTTAA